The following coding sequences lie in one Mercenaria mercenaria strain notata chromosome 5, MADL_Memer_1, whole genome shotgun sequence genomic window:
- the LOC128557343 gene encoding muscarinic acetylcholine receptor M3-like codes for MSVHTQEMNYTTTTEADFDNDNDVIPMTPGFQVPSAIGLSLLIIIGISGNVLTVAAYFKDRHSTTVYDFFIVNLAFTDLILCCSSMPFYAVYTLMEFTWPFGYSFCKVWLVVDFTFCFETILLMLILSLDRLLMVSMGPTYIQKVTQRIACIEIAISWIISFLLYGPAIIGWNHWVGYSTVEYMDCDLEFAYSHVFTTATAIVEFILPFVCLTLLNVILYFKIKKRSKIAPGRNTQAGCQTSNSSSNDAINLRVVRPSTLSKDNHSPAPESTTNSFNNKDNIDKKEILQSKLKSERPFNKYRLNNKGLERSVSVSRSKSHLRAAKFLAILVVAFIVFWAPYTITTMAISFCNNCINTSLYEFFNWLLWMKSAVNPLLYAFNSRRYRKFIVKYLTLNGKLWKRNIGQIQART; via the coding sequence ATGTCGGTACACACACAGGAAATGAATTATACCACAACGACAGAAGCGGACTTTGATAACGACAATGACGTTATTCCTATGACACCTGGCTTTCAGGTTCCGTCAGCCATCGGATTATCACTTCTTATCATTATTGGCATAAGTGGCAACGTTTTAACAGTAGCTGCTTATTTCAAAGACAGACATTCAACGACTGTCTATGATTTCTTTATCGTCAATTTAGCATTTACCGACCTAATTCTATGCTGTTCCAGCATGCCGTTCTATGCTGTGTACACCTTGATGGAATTTACGTGGCCATTCGGGTATTCATTTTGCAAAGTGTGGTTAGTGGTTGATTTCACATTTTGTTTCGAGACTATCCTTTTGATGCTTATACTGAGTTTAGACAGGCTGTTGATGGTCAGTATGGGACCAACCTATATACAGAAAGTTACACAAAGAATCGCATGTATCGAAATAGCCATATCATGGATTATATCCTTTCTTTTGTATGGACCAGCAATTATTGGATGGAATCACTGGGTCGGGTACTCGACTGTCGAATACATGGATTGTGACTTAGAATTTGCCTATAGCCACGTGTTTACAACCGCAACTGCCATTGTGGAGTTCATTTTACCTTTCGTTTGTCTCACGTTACTGAATGTGAtcctgtattttaaaataaaaaaacgtaGCAAAATTGCACCAGGGAGAAACACACAAGCTGGTTGTCAGACAAGCAACAGTAGTTCAAATGATGCAATTAATCTGAGAGTTGTAAGGCCTAGCACTCTTTCAAAAGATAACCATTCGCCGGCACCTGAAAGTACTACAAATAGCTTCAACAATAAAGATAACATTGACAAAAAAGAAATTCTACAAAGTAAGTTAAAATCTGAGCGACCATTTAACAAGTATAGACTGAACAATAAAGGATTAGAGAGAAGTGTTTCCGTCTCCAGGTCAAAAAGTCATTTAAGAGCAGCAAAGTTCCTGGCGATTTTAGTTGTAGCATTTATAGTTTTCTGGGCTCCGTATACTATAACGACAATGGCGATATCATTTTGCAACAACTGTATTAATACCAGTCTGTATGAATTTTTCAATTGGTTACTTTGGATGAAGTCTGCGGTAAATCCATTACTGTATGCCTTTAATAGTCGTAGATACAGGAAGttcattgtaaaatatttgacattaaatgGAAAACTTTGGAAACGAAACATCGGTCAAATTCAAGCAAGAACATGA
- the LOC123559076 gene encoding uncharacterized protein LOC123559076 yields MAANVPYTYLYRVLRTDEDVSGGIRAKRPMANYTIEEHVANGSYMSTQFISTTASLESAKDFARKSFGYTPGSRNVPRIDTSRLGQIVQYTDLTNSTVLYGQIPDDERAQNFARKFNEVVITGHIPANCIDRIFSV; encoded by the coding sequence ATGGCTGCAAATGTACCATATACGTACCTGTACCGAGTATTAAGGACGGACGAAGATGTTTCTGGCGGGATTCGAGCGAAAAGACCCATGGCAAATTACACAATTGAAGAACATGTTGCAAACGGTTCTTACATGTCGACCCAGTTCATATCTACAACGGCGTCTTTGGAGTCTGCTAAAGACTTTGCAAGGAAGAGCTTTGGCTATACGCCTGGATCTCGAAATGTTCCTAGAATTGATACAAGCagacttggtcagattgttcaataTACAGACCTCACTAATTCAACAGTGTTGTACGGACAAATACCAGACGATGAACGAGCACAAAATTTTGCTCGAAAGTTTAATGAAGTGGTCATTACCGGACATATTCCTGCAAATTGCATAGACAGAATATTTAGTGTGTGA